A single Saccopteryx bilineata isolate mSacBil1 chromosome 7, mSacBil1_pri_phased_curated, whole genome shotgun sequence DNA region contains:
- the LOC136310116 gene encoding testis-specific serine/threonine-protein kinase 1-like has translation MDDAAILKRRGYIIGINLGEGSYAKVKSAYSERLKFNVAVKIIDRKKAPKDFLEKFLPREIEILIMLNHRSIIKTYEIFETSEGKVYIVMELGVQGDLLEFIKTRGPLHEDDARKKFHQLSSAIKYCHDLDIVHRDLKCENLLLDKDFNIKLSDFGFSKHCLRDDGGRLILSKTFCGSAAYAAPEVLQGIPYQPKVYDIWSLGVILYIMVCGSMPYDDSNIKKMLRTQKEHRISFPRSRHLTDECKDLICRMLQPDINRRLRIDEILSHCWVQPKAPTPSSAAASKEEGSSGTPEPGSDKKSATRLEPQEEAQPEVRPESKPKETSQVQLPAQLETRSFTLTGEQLNRETAEGPPIHTPNEPPAPARGWQGMGQSSQLPAQTPRKPKEEPVEEDSPG, from the coding sequence ATGGATGATGCTGCCATCCTCAAGCGACGAGGCTACATCATAGGGATAAATCTGGGAGAGGGCTCATATGCTAAAGTCAAATCTGCTTACTCTGAACGCCTGAAGTTCAACGTGGCAGTCAAGATCATTGACCGCAAGAAAGCCCCCAAAGACTTCTTGGAGAAATTCCTTCCCCGGGAAATTGAGATTCTGATCATGCTAAACCACCGCTCCATCATCAAGACCTACGAGATCTTCGAGACATCAGAGGGCAAGGTCTATATTGTCATGGAGCTCGGAGTCCAGGGTGACCTCCTGGAGTTCATCAAAACCCGGGGGCCCCTGCATGAAGATGATGCTCGCAAGAAGTTCCACCAGCTCTCCTCGGCCATCAAGTACTGTCATGACCTGGACATTGTCCACCGAGACCTCAAGTGTGAGAACCTTCTCCTCGACAAGGACTTCAACATCAAGCTGTCTGACTTCGGCTTCTCCAAGCACTGCCTGCGGGACGACGGCGGCCGGCTGATCCTGAGCAAGACCTTCTGTGGGTCGGCAGCCTACGCGGCCCCCGAGGTCCTGCAGGGCATCCCCTACCAGCCCAAGGTCTACGACATCTGGAGCCTGGGCGTGATCCTCTACATCATGGTCTGCGGCTCCATGCCCTACGACGACTCCAACATCAAGAAGATGCTGCGTACCCAGAAGGAGCACCGCATCAGCTTCCCCCGCTCGAGGCACCTCACCGACGAGTGCAAGGACCTCATCTGCCGCATGCTGCAGCCGGACATCAACCGGCGGCTGCGCATCGATGAgatcctcagccactgctgggtgCAGCCCAAGGCTCCGACCCCGTCCTCTGCAGCCGCCAGCAAGGAGGAGGGGAGCTCCGGAACCCCTGAGCCCGGCTCTGACAAGAAATCTGCCACCAGGCTGGAGCCCCAGGAGGAGGCacagcctgaggtgaggccagagTCAAAACCCAAGGAGACGTCGCAAGTGCAGTTACCAGCGCAGCTGGAGACCAGGAGCTTCACCCTCACAGGCGAGCAGCTGAACAGGGAGACAGCGGAAGGCCCTCCAATACACACACCTAACGAGCCTCCTGCACCGGCCAGGGGCTGGCAGGGGATGGGGCAGAGCTCACAGCTTCCAGCCCAAACTCCAAGAAAGCCGAAGGAGGAGCCAGTAGAGGAAGACAGTCCCGGCTGA